ATAGATCCCTCTAAAAATAAGCTGTTTACCTGGTGCAGtgaagagcagagggaagagggaataATGTCCTGTTGTGGTCAGAATCAGAAAAATCGAAGCATCTCCTGCTTTTCCCACAgacaaaaggctaaaaataaaaattcttatagTAATTccttaaaacaacaaatgaaacTTACACTTGCAAGTAGCTGGAATAACCTatatctattattatttctagaatTGGCTTATGCATAAAAATAACATACTGATTTCTGCTGTAGTTCAATTCAAttgagaatattaatttttttagtgggAAACTTTAAGCAATTCATAGAAGAGTGTACCACACTGAATAAGGGAATATTCAAAAAAGAACTACCTCTCTGAGTAACCGTCTCTTCAAAGAAAGGGATATTGTGGGATTGGGAGCTGCCTAGTGGTGGTAGCCAGGGAAACAGGACTTGGAGATTTATTTCCAACTCTATAGATCTTCTCTTGGACAATGCCCCACACCTGCTGGGGTTCAGTAAGAATTCTAACTGAAGACACTAGAAGTTTTgctctgttgctttttttttaaattttgaaactgCAATCTGCTAAATGAAACCAGACAAGCCATATATTGACCTGACATATTTGTTTAATGTTCGTTCAGAGGTTAAATGATTTCTCTTCAGGATTTAACAAAAATCTTAAGATAAAGGCTAATTCTATTACCATCTATCTAATTGGATTTCAATTGTATTATAAAATGGACACCACTGCATTTTAAATGCCCACCCCCCTCTTGTTTTTGAGCATGACAGTGAAAAGATCTTAAGATTCAACATAAGATTCAGGTTTAAGTCCTAACGCTGctacttgctagctgtgtgactttagataAGTCATTTAaactctgagccccagtttctgaAGATGTTAAGAGAGGGAGTGACATCtatttatcttaattattttaaaggttgTTTTGAGGctcaaaagaaagaatacaaaacaaaacaacccccccaaaaccaaacaacaaaaacagttcTGAAAAATCTGATGTGCTGTACATATATTAGGTATTATTCCATAATGGACTCAATCTTTACTTGAACTAACAACTCTTAACAAGGCACTGTGAGACCTTATTTTCATAGGTGTGATGACACCAAAACCCATGCTTTTTCCAAATTATGTTGCCATTCGATATCCAGAAGCAAGGGCCTGGTATCATGGTTCTTAATCAGTTTAGTACCCCTTACCCAAAACTTCAGGAACAATACAGGCAGTTTGCATACCTGAGAACCTTCATGGGTGCAAGGATCCCAAGTTAAGCATTTCTGTCCTGTCCTGGTATAAATCTGTTCCCATACATCTTCGCCTTTGCCTATCCCACTGAACATGTCAAGAAGGGACAGATCAATTGGAAAACAATAGGATCACAGTGAAATATGCCAGAAATGCTGACTGACTGAGCTATCAGCTTACCTCATTGGGAGAACTGCTAGGAGTATGGCTTTTTCATGGACATGCCACCCAAACATGAAGGAGCTCAAGGCACAAAGAATTAGACATCGGAGAAAGCCTCTGGGCCCTTGAGGTTTAaaccaaagacagaaaatagagggCTAGAAACAATAGGCAAAGATAAAACTtcagtatcatttaaaatagtcTTTAACAAAACATTGTTCAGGTGAATATAACTTACATCATCTCTGAAAAACAGATCTTAAGACTATTCTCCATTAAACTGGGATAATTCATCACTTTGTGAATAGCCCACCAAATGTTAACATAAAAACTACTACtcaggaaaaaaaggcatttggGCATACATATTTAACTCAGTACAATTAATTctattcatcaaaattaagaaatgataATTAAGTTCCAGAATATCCATTATAACCCCTTATATACATCTTCATAATTAGTTATTTAATAGTCACTGAACCTATTAGGTCAACCTACAAAAGTTCATCGATATTTGGGGGCTAATAATAAGTTAGATCTTAGCATATTAAAAATACCTAACTTTGTGGGCTGGAGTGTAACTTACAACAAAACCATCACCTTCCACATGCAGCCTACAAGGCTGaagttttaatttgatttatttatttttcttatttttttgtggggggaggtaattaggtttctatACCCTCCTCTCCTAGAGGctgaagttttagaaaaaaagttttaacctCAGTTAGACCATGTGAATAAGTAGGCCAACAGAGCTTAATTACCTACCAGTACTGCCACGTAATTACGTGTGGTCAGGTGTCTTGTGAATAGGCTTGATCATTTAGAAACCAAAACTAAAACTGAGTATAACTAGAGGGgaggggtacagctcagcagcagagcgtgtgcttagcacacacgaggtcccagattcaatccccagtacctccatttaaaaaacaaaaaactgagtaTAATTATAGATAGGATTGAGTTATTTATACTAAATTCTACTAAAATTATATCATGAAATTGAAGGCATCATGGTCACTAACAAAACCAACTATCAATGGCGCCTATAATAGCATCTGATTCATATTAGATTCTTATCTGATGCTCAAACAGGAATTGTTGAGTCTCTCAAGTCATTATTACTATCAAGACAAAATATCCATGCAGTTCAGACAAATTTGGATTTTGATCAGTTAGCCATGATGGAAACAAAAACCTGTTGTCCCTACTACATTATCCTCTTTCTCAACGGTGTGGTCcaagctccctcctccctgggcttttctttcttcttcatccgAAGGTGAACAGATGGCCTAATACCCTCTGGCGAGAACCACTCTCACAGAGGCTTCACTCGTAATCCTTCCTTACAGTGTTCACAGTTACCCTAAGAATTGCTAGGACATGCCTTAATCTGCAGCAGGATGACAGCCATGGAATTTACCCTACAGCTGGAaaaacttgaaagttgaaattcaaccagccacagaaaagaaaagcagggaaaaCTCAAGAAATGAGTACCATGTGTGAATTCTTACCAAGATGGCGATCAGAGTGCAGATGAGAGTGGCCAAGGGAGTCACCGAGGGAAGGACTGTGTGCTGGAACTGCTGAACCAAACCGCTTGTCATCGAGGCCTTGGGAACCTTGTTGGGGTCAAGAAGTTTCAGCTCTAAACCTACAGAGtaaacagacattttattttgttttgttttatcatgGGCACACCATATTTTACCAATCAAgtccttgagaaaaaaaaaataagctattaaATCTTATGACTGCTTCAAGGTCAAGATTTCATTAACTCAATCCTGCACTATTCTACCTAAGATGCTGCTGGTTTAGACTGCAGCTGTCTGCACTGGAGCAGGGAACCTTGCTGGCAGGCAGCTTGAATAGCAATCTGCTCTCACCTCTAAAATGAAGCAACCTTTCTCAAATATAGAAACCCCATGTCACACCCCAGCTTTGAATCTTTCCTTGCCTACAGGATAAAGTCCATATTCCTAAGCACAGCACCCAGTGTTTTCCACAAACTAGCCCCCtcctacctctccagcctcatctagTCCACACTTTGTTAAATGTGGCTTGTTCACAATGAACCAATGTACCACTCTGGACACCAGCATCCCTTTGCATAGACTACTCCCTTTGCTTAGAATGCCCTAGTCTCTTTGCGAAGTTGACTCCTAATTCACTTACTCATCTGAGAAAGCTCCTAATTCAAGAAATAAAGCTGATTTTCTTGTGGGCTAAGGATCTCTTACACATGTCTATATCTAGTATTCATCGCActgtatctgtttatatattcatttcctCTGCTATACTGGGTTCCTTAAAGGCAGGAACTATACTTCATTTCTATCCCCAGCACATAGGAGTTCAAGAAATACTTATTAAGTGAACAAAGTCTGAGGATAATGATGCAAGCCACagcccaaacaaacaaataggacAGTCAGGGACAGTCTGAGCACCTGAATGGCCCTGTCTAATGCCACTGAAAATTAGTGAAATGTGGGAAAGGTGTAGActaccaaaatattttctattcattcaCCTCTTCCCTTTCGCCTTCAGCCTGTtgattctctccctttctctctctctttttaacttttttttggtggggggagtgagTGGGtagggaggtaactaggtttatttatttatttatttataatggaggtactggggattgaacccaggacctcatgcatgctaagtatgcgctctaccactgagctataccctccccacctttgaTTTTCTCATAAAGCTAATAACTATTGCCTGAACCATAGTTGCCTAACCTGCTACTGAATTTCCATGTATGACATCCTTGAGACAGATATACATGGTGAGATACAGCAGTTAAAGCAAGAGGTCCTTGTACCTCATACCATGCTGGTTGTTTAAAGcttttttgaaatagaaatgttaaGGACTTAGTTTATAAGATGCCATACATTTCAAGGCTGGATTCACAGTAGGTGAGGGATAATACGAAATTATGATTTCCTACAAGTGCGTATCCAAAAATACTAACAGCAGCCAGCATGCATTAAGGAACTACCATGTGCCAAGGGCTTTGTAGCTGTTACCTTTAGCcccctgaggcacagagagatggagttgcctaaagtcacacaacTAACAGGTGGAAGAATTGGACCCAGTTCTGCCTGGTTCCAAAGCCCCTGCTGATACCAAGCAATTCTTTATTGTTGCGTTTGTTTTTCACAACAGGTTTTTACATTCTTAAAggttgcaaacaaacaaacagaacacctTATgcagcctgcaaagcctaaaatatttactgtcagtcccattacagaaaaagtttgcctaCTCTTCTCTAGATCCTGCATTTTCCATCAAGCTAGGCTGTATTCACAAAGGAGAGTGTGAGTTGTTCCATAGTGAGTTATTTTCGGAACCATCAAAAGGTTAAGattaacaaatttcttttcatcacaCCCCAGACTTAAAGCACATCCTaagttttccctttcttctcatcTTACGTTAAAATGCACGGTTATCAGTTCCCTTACTGGCTTAATATCCAGAGTCACAACTTACATATTCTTCTTCCCTGCTTCTtcacatttttaagtttaaaagtagGGCTATAACTGCTGAATAACATTTTACTTAAGGcaaaaattccctttttaaaatgtctatttttttccccaaggaaaggATCAACAACCTCATTGCCACAAAGAGCTTTTATAAGGaacacagtctgtttcctgcaCTGAAGCCTCAGTCCCGAGAACCACTCCCCCATTCATTCTGAAAGCTGAAATGCAGGACTAGAGAGCAAACAGTTCAGACACATTCAAAACACAAAGCAGGTTTTTCCATTTCTCAATGTGACTAGTCCTTTCAATATTCACAGTCTAAGTAGGAAGGCTTGCTACCATACCGATGACGGACAGCACTTTGTCCAAAGCACTGTACAACGCCCAGAAGTTTGGAGCCCAGTATGCATGGCAGAGGCCCCTCTTGAAAGGGAAGAGTCGGGAAAAGACTTGAGGCAGTTGGTTCTGTTGAAAAGAGATTGAACAGTGATCAAGCTTTTCTAAATTCAAAAAGAGGACTAGGGTACTGTCTATGGCAGTGTGTAGAAAGTTGTGAGGTCTGAGTTCCAGTCTTTTTCCCTTCAAGGAAGTAGTTGTGTGATCCTGAGCAGTTCACAGAACCTTTCTTGTCTGACCTTCTCATCTCTCTAGTGGGACAAGATATATCAAAGTACTTTGAACACCAGTCCAACACTATTATAAGTATAGAAAATGGAAGAATGTACAGGTGCAAAGGAGAACACAGACTGCAGCTTATTCAAGTCTACTGAAGAGAAGGGGACAGCAGGGGACACCTGACAAGACATGCAGTGTTTCCCAGGTTTAGCAGGAATTAAAGTTAGTTGAATTCAGtgtgagggaagaagggaaaaaagaaaaacatctgttGAAAATCTGTAACATTGTAGGCATTTCAGAATGTTTGCTGTCAGTGAAAAATTATGAAAGCACTGTATTGATTTTGGGGTTATAAgtaaattataacaaataaacaaattagcaAATATGTAATCTGTGAATAATGATTATTAACTCTATGTAAGTGTGTGTTTCTGTGAGAGAGttaaacatacaaatatatgcacatacatatttaaatatgcacaaaaatatctgaaagaataCCATCCTATCTTTGGGGAGTCATACTGGGCAGGAGTATAAAAAggaatagttttatttattttatatactcctggctttataatttttccttaacaacaacaaacatgtatttataaCAAATAAAAGACTTACCAAGGCTAGAAAAGGACCCAACGATAGAGCAGAAACTAGGAAAACAATCAGTCCCAGGGAAATAAGACGGACAAAGCTGAAACTGTTCCATCGGATGGACCCATCTACAGAAAAGGAACATTATTATTAACCAGGAGCATGGAAAGCCATTACTTacaacccccgcccccacccagtaTCTCCCATGATATAATTAGAAGTATCCCATGATAGTACACCAATCTTTATGATGTGGCAAGAGCAGAGAAATGTCAGAATGGGTATAGGGTTTATAGGATCAATAGCTGAGAGATACCTGTTGTGCCTCATAAAACCCTCTCACAAAGCAAGCCACCAAgtcaagacaaaataaaatgaagaaaagatacaataaaataaaacgaTCAGTAAAACTTGCCTGGTTTATTTGCAGTGAAACAGTAAGATCGTAGCAAATATATACCGTAAGCTGGTGCTACATACAGGTAGATGTGCTTGAAATGCAGGAGAACAGCAAAGAGAAATGCTCCTTCCATATGCCTTTTCTAGGAGATTTAAAAGGGAAATATCAACTCAAAATTCAGGGTAAACTAAACAGTAATGCAGTagcctggattggatcctggaacagaagaagGGTATCAGTAGAAAAACTAGTGAGATCGGAGTGTAGCAGTGTTGGTTTCTTAGTCTTGATGGAATGTACCATAGCTACATAAGATGgtaacattaggggaaaaaagtgaggGGGTACAGGAACTctattatctttgcaactttcctgtaaatctacaattatttttagaaataaagtctattaaaaaataaaaagcactggaGACtggttgcacagcaatgtgaatatacttaccactactgaactgtacacttaaaaatgtttaagataaataggtgagggaaggaaagaaataggtgagggagattaagaggtacaaacttccaggtgcaaaataaatgagtcatgggtttGAAATGTAcggtgtggggaatatagtcaattacTATGTCATATCTTAGTATGGTGACAGatcataactagacttactgtgatcattttgaaatggacagaaatattgaatcactatgctggaactaacagtgttgtaaaaaattattacttcaaaaacaaacaaactcatagaaaagaagatcagatttgtggttaccacaggcacggaggtgggggaggaagaactggatgaaggtagtcaaaaggtccaaacttccagttataagccCAATAAGTATTAGAGATGTAAtgcacaacatgataaatataattaacactgctgtactgttatatatgaaagttgtttagagagtaaatcctaagagttttcattacaaagaaaaacttttttttctatttctttaattttgtatgtatatgagatgatggatgttcattaaatttactgtgataatcacttcatacAGTGcgatatgccaattatatcttgataaaacgaagaaaaaatgatttaagatggtaaattttaagttatatgtattttaccacactgaaaataaagttttaaagatatacaggcatatttcatttttactgagttttgctttactgtgcttcgcagatactgtgttttttacaaattgaaggtttgtggcaatcctgcgTTGAACAAGTATCGACACCACttctccaacagcatttgttcactttgtgTCACATTGTGGTAATTCTTgaagtattttaaactttttcattattcattctaTTTGTTTTGGTGATCTATGATCGGTGATCTTTGATGTTGCTACTagaactcactgaaggctcagacgatggttagcatttttcagcaataaagtattttttaactaaagtatgtatatatttcttaagacataatgttattgcacacttaacagactacagtatagtgtagacataacttttatatgcactgggaaactaaaaaattcatgtgactcattttattgtgacattcactttattgtggttgTCTGGAAATGAACCCATAATATCTCTGAGGTACGCCTGTATTCTGAAATACTTAACAAACGAAATATGATGTctgggatatatttcaaaataatactcTGTGTGTGGGTTTAGATCACTGTCCTATTTTCTCCACTTTTGTATataattcaaattttctataataaaaggTTTTAAATATTCAGGCAAATATTCTACATGCAATATAAAAAGAACACAGGCAAGTAACTTCAGCTACTTTTTATACTGAGACTAGTGGGTTCATAAGTTCattatttcaataaacatttaagtaCTAAGGTTGATGCTGAGCTACAGATACATCATCATAACGACATACTACAAATTCTCCCTAAGGAACTAAAAAGCCCAGAGAATTCAATCACCCTTACCCCCTTACAGTTATACAATAGTTGAAGTTGATTTCCAGAGAGGATCTGGGAATGAGACTATGAATGATTACACACAAAGTTATGCTAGCAAAGAACCACTTAAATCTTATGTTACATATCAGGTAACATAAAGTGCAATTAGGCTGAAGGCACCAAGTAGTACTTCATCTAACAAACTACTCAGGAGAATTAAAGGCACTCTGatttaggagaaaaacaaacaaccgaCTTGACTGTAACTAAAGAAGTCTGAATTCTACCTACCTCACAGGAATTTTGGaaggatcaaataagataatggTCCTGAGGTTCAGCAAAGAATCTGCCAAAGGGACCATGAGAGGCCAGGTTCCTCCTTTCACTGCCTCATCAGGTATGGTCTAGAATAGATGAGTTAGGAATgataaggaaaaagaatgggATGCTTCCGAACTGTCCaccagttttattatttatctaagATTCAGAGAAAGTCTAGCTGGTTCTATAGCTAAACTTCAGTTCATTTGTTCAACAACCATccaacattcattcattgaacaagtATGTTTTATGTACTGTGTGACTTCttatggttaaaagaaaaaaaacttatccAGATATTTATCATTGACAAAGAACTTTATATATTGAATTTGATCTTTCCAAAGTCCCTATGAGGTAGACAGCCCCACTTTACAAAAACAATGTATTAAggggtaaattttattttacagatgagaaaacaggctgagaGGGTTGAATGCGTTGCTTTGGGTTAATGGTTCCCAAATCAGATGGTGTACTAAAATTCCCTGGAGATTCCTAAAACCCaatcccagagattctgattcagtgtaCAGAAGAGTATCCCAGAAATCTGAATTACCTGATTTCCTCCCCTATTATCTTAACAACTTCACAGAATAGTTGTGAGGTTTACTCAGTAAGGTACTGGGTATAATGTATCTAACCTGAAGCAGCCAACGCATTTGAATAACCCTGACTGAGTCACACAGCTTACTAGGTTATTTAGGACTTcaacccaggtcttctgattccaGATTCcatactttcaaatatataatgctACATGCTTCTGATGGTCAAGGACCCACCATCACAGTTAGTACACTGTATAAACTGCTGAAGATTTCATTCCTAGATAAACGACCCCAACCAAATATAGAAACTCAGGTTTATTTCAGGCCTGCCACACTCTTAACaagtttgtaaaatgaagaaaattattgtcaaaagagaagacagaattgTGAAAAATACTCAATGAAAGTGTCTGTAGCACTTGGCAACTCAAAAAGGTCAAATAAATTTACTCATCAACCACTATGCTGTTGCCTTTAAAGCTAAAAGCCAAACTAATATAATTAACCTATTTTGTGTTTACCTGAAATAATCGTGCAATGGAGAGTAGCATTAATCCAGATAAAAAACCATTGTACTGGAAATGAATATCTGGACTCAggttaaggaaagaaaacagaagatacCAAAATTACAATGAACTGTGTCAGCAGACTGAGTATAAAAACTGCAAATGCTTTCTTTGTAGgtaaattaaagacaaaaatattactaCCAGTTTGGATTTTTCATGAAAGTGTTTTCTATGAACAGTCAAATCCTGGACAAACTCTTATTAAATtacaatttatatttaagaaGAAGACCAGGAAACTTTcctgttttctctattttgaagATCCAGCAGCTAAAGgggaagtgttttgttttcttttttagaatcaGATGGAAAAGGAAGGGACCTAACAGCTATCGAAGGCCACTGCACGCAGCGCTCCATTGTCTATAGCACATGTACAAGGACCCTGTGACGTAGTCAGAGCTCAGAGCATTGATCTACTCATGGCCCAATGCTACTTGGATGACGTGACTGAGATTTGAGTCCTGGTCAGACTGAAACTAAAGTCTGAGTGTTTTCCTCCATACCGGGCTACCTCTATGAAAACTGTAGAAATTAGCATTTTATCTTTAGGATTTCAGTTACACTCAGACACTCTGGATTTAAGAACTTTGCCTATTAATATGTGGTaagccaagatggtggaaaagcATGAAGGCCCATCTGTTTCCATATGCAACACTGTGATATGTCTTTTCATAAAAAAGGTGTTTAGAATAATGTGTTATAAAACTACTTAAGGCATGTGATTAGATTAA
This Camelus ferus isolate YT-003-E chromosome 10, BCGSAC_Cfer_1.0, whole genome shotgun sequence DNA region includes the following protein-coding sequences:
- the ALG8 gene encoding probable dolichyl pyrophosphate Glc1Man9GlcNAc2 alpha-1,3-glucosyltransferase isoform X1, producing MAALRVATGAGNWFSALALGVTLLKCLLIPTYHSTDFEVHRNWLAITHSLPISQWYYEATSEWTLDYPPFFAWFEYALSHVAKYFDQEMLNVHNLNYSSSRTLLFQRFSVIFTDALFVYAVYECCKCIEGKKAGKELTEKPKFILSVLLLWNFGLLIVDHIHFQYNGFLSGLMLLSIARLFQKRHMEGAFLFAVLLHFKHIYLYVAPAYGIYLLRSYCFTANKPDGSIRWNSFSFVRLISLGLIVFLVSALSLGPFLALNQLPQVFSRLFPFKRGLCHAYWAPNFWALYSALDKVLSVIGLELKLLDPNKVPKASMTSGLVQQFQHTVLPSVTPLATLICTLIAILPSIFCLWFKPQGPRGFLRCLILCALSSFMFGWHVHEKAILLAVLPMSLLSVGKAGDASIFLILTTTGHYSLFPLLFTAPELPIKILLMLLFTIYSISSLKTLFRKEKPLFNWMETFYLLGLGPLEVFCEFVFPFTSWKLKYPFIPLLLTSVYCAVGITYAWFRLYVSVLSDPPVGKTKKQ
- the ALG8 gene encoding probable dolichyl pyrophosphate Glc1Man9GlcNAc2 alpha-1,3-glucosyltransferase isoform X2, with the translated sequence MAALRVATGAGNWFSALALGVTLLKCLLIPTYHSTDFEVHRNWLAITHSLPISQWYYEATSEWTLDYPPFFAWFEYALSHVAKYFDQEMLNVHNLNYSSSRTLLFQRFSVIFTDALFVYAVYECCKCIEGKKAGKELTEKPKFILSVLLLWNFGLLIVDHIHFQYNGFLSGLMLLSIARLFQKRHMEGAFLFAVLLHFKHIYLYVAPAYGIYLLRSYCFTANKPDGSIRWNSFSFVRLISLGLIVFLVSALSLGPFLALNQLPQVFSRLFPFKRGLCHAYWAPNFWALYSALDKVLSVIGLELKLLDPNKVPKASMTSGLVQQFQHTVLPSVTPLATLICTLIAILPSIFCLWFKPQGPRGFLRCLILCALSSFMFGWHVHEKAILLAVLPMSLLSVGKAGDASIFLILTTTGHYSLFPLLFTAPELPIKILLMLLFTIYSISSLKTLFR